In Lysobacter firmicutimachus, one genomic interval encodes:
- a CDS encoding pilin, protein MKPQKGFTLIELMIVIAILGILIAIALPGYLDYTTRTKNSECLNVAAAAKLAVAETAQDRGSLAAVTAANTGYSFIASSYCASVVIGANGVITAVSSPQNSNAVTFTLSPTASAGRLEWDCSVAAGTNLTLVPAECR, encoded by the coding sequence ATGAAGCCGCAAAAGGGTTTTACTTTGATCGAACTGATGATCGTCATCGCGATCCTCGGCATCCTGATCGCCATCGCCTTGCCGGGCTATCTGGACTACACCACCCGGACCAAGAACTCCGAATGCCTCAACGTCGCCGCCGCCGCCAAGCTGGCGGTAGCGGAGACCGCGCAAGACCGCGGCAGCCTCGCAGCGGTCACCGCCGCCAACACGGGCTACAGCTTCATCGCGTCGAGCTATTGCGCGAGCGTCGTTATTGGCGCCAACGGGGTGATCACCGCCGTGTCCTCGCCGCAGAACAGCAACGCGGTGACGTTCACCCTGAGTCCGACCGCTTCGGCCGGCCGACTGGAGTGGGACTGCAGCGTGGCGGCAGGCACCAATCTGACGCTGGTGCCCGCGGAGTGCCGCTAA
- a CDS encoding pilin: protein MKKQQGFTLIELMIVIAILGILIAIALPAYQDYTVRTKNAECLNVAAAAKLAVSETAQDRGSLAQVTQANTGYSFVASSYCTSVIIEDGTGVITATTDGDTPGTGGAQVAFTLAPTLDAGRVEWDCSVPAGTKMSQVPAECRP from the coding sequence ATGAAGAAGCAGCAAGGCTTTACCCTGATCGAACTGATGATCGTCATCGCGATCCTGGGCATCCTGATCGCCATCGCCCTGCCGGCCTACCAGGACTACACCGTTCGCACCAAGAACGCCGAGTGCCTGAACGTCGCCGCCGCCGCCAAGCTGGCCGTGTCGGAAACCGCTCAGGACCGTGGCTCGCTGGCCCAGGTCACCCAGGCCAACACCGGTTACAGCTTCGTCGCTTCGAGCTACTGCACGAGCGTTATCATCGAGGACGGCACCGGCGTGATCACCGCGACCACCGACGGCGACACCCCGGGCACCGGCGGTGCGCAGGTGGCATTCACCCTGGCCCCGACTCTGGACGCTGGTCGCGTCGAGTGGGACTGCTCGGTTCCGGCCGGCACCAAGATGTCGCAGGTCCCGGCCGAGTGCCGCCCGTAA
- a CDS encoding lysylphosphatidylglycerol synthase transmembrane domain-containing protein, whose amino-acid sequence MFKHPWLRASLFFAALAGLFAYGWHNPQVVQRALAFGWGNVGVLALSYVAAQGLNAWILKAGLEPPYRGIGWSDAAGINMTSSLAGYLTPFRLGGMGSRLVILRLKYAVAPGYAVGQFLLVTLLTIGLSAVLFVAAVLIHGGDVLVRYRAPVWLMAAVAVGVALTCAALLHARSYAFLRSWLPPALVGVHEAMARPWRCQAKILLLLIAFFVLQVLQTQWLLHAVGLRGDWVFSILVCALANLMLVLSVTPANLGVKEALLGSLAFVFSVDEQAFIGALLVDRFVQLGVLALGTAAYAWSAGRDPGDT is encoded by the coding sequence GTGTTTAAGCATCCCTGGCTACGCGCTTCGCTGTTCTTCGCCGCCCTTGCGGGGCTGTTTGCGTATGGCTGGCACAACCCTCAGGTGGTGCAGCGGGCGTTGGCTTTCGGCTGGGGCAATGTCGGGGTTCTGGCCTTGTCGTACGTCGCGGCGCAGGGCTTGAATGCGTGGATTCTCAAGGCAGGCCTGGAGCCGCCTTATCGGGGCATCGGCTGGTCCGACGCGGCCGGCATCAACATGACTTCGTCGCTGGCCGGCTATCTGACCCCGTTTCGGTTGGGAGGGATGGGCTCGCGACTGGTGATTCTGCGCCTCAAGTACGCGGTAGCACCCGGGTACGCCGTCGGCCAGTTCCTCCTGGTCACGTTGCTGACGATCGGTCTCAGCGCGGTCCTGTTCGTCGCGGCGGTGCTCATCCACGGAGGCGACGTTCTGGTCCGCTACCGGGCGCCGGTGTGGCTCATGGCCGCTGTCGCCGTTGGGGTGGCGTTGACTTGCGCAGCCTTGCTTCATGCGCGCAGCTACGCGTTCCTGCGTTCGTGGCTGCCGCCCGCACTGGTCGGGGTGCACGAGGCGATGGCCCGGCCGTGGCGTTGCCAGGCGAAGATCTTGCTCTTGTTGATAGCGTTCTTCGTGCTGCAAGTGCTGCAAACGCAATGGTTGCTGCATGCGGTCGGGCTGCGCGGGGATTGGGTGTTCTCGATCCTGGTCTGCGCGCTGGCCAATCTGATGTTGGTCCTCAGCGTGACCCCGGCGAACCTGGGGGTGAAAGAGGCGCTGCTGGGATCGCTCGCGTTCGTTTTTTCGGTGGACGAGCAGGCTTTCATCGGCGCCTTGCTGGTCGACCGTTTCGTGCAGTTGGGCGTACTGGCTCTGGGGACGGCCGCCTATGCCTGGTCCGCCGGGCGAGATCCCGGCGATACCTGA
- a CDS encoding sigma-54 dependent transcriptional regulator, with the protein MAETRSALVVDDERDIRELLVMTLGRMGLRCDTASGIGEARSQLLRNRYDLCLTDMRLPDGSGMELVAEISQKYPNTPVAMITAFGNVEAAVEALKAGAFDFVAKPVDLAVLRDLVRHALELNDTRHSASEAVGSRLYGESPAMIKLRQTLAKVARSQAPVYIAGESGVGKELVARTIHSEGGRADGPFVPVNCGAIPAELMESEFFGHKKGSFTGAHADKPGLFQAADGGTLFLDEVAELPLPMQVKLLRAIQEKSIRPVGAQAEVVVDVRILSATHKDLAALVADGRFRQDLYYRINVIELRVPPLRERLDDLPGLAAKILQRLAGNQGRLVPRLGDDALEALRAYGFPGNVRELENILERALALAEGEVLNAGDLRLPRLATQGVPADAGANAGSAAPTAAAAAAVDPRTLNPRDTATSALPSYIEEIERAAIQQALQENRYNKTRTAAALGITFRALRYKLKKLGID; encoded by the coding sequence ATGGCTGAAACCCGTAGTGCATTGGTAGTCGACGACGAGCGCGACATTCGCGAGTTGCTCGTCATGACTTTGGGCCGTATGGGCCTGCGTTGCGACACCGCGTCCGGCATCGGCGAGGCGCGCAGTCAGCTGCTGCGCAATCGTTACGATTTGTGCCTGACCGACATGCGCCTGCCCGACGGCTCGGGCATGGAGCTGGTCGCCGAAATCAGTCAGAAATACCCCAATACCCCGGTCGCGATGATCACCGCCTTCGGCAACGTCGAAGCGGCGGTGGAAGCGCTCAAGGCCGGCGCGTTCGATTTCGTCGCCAAGCCGGTCGACCTGGCCGTGCTGCGCGATCTCGTGCGTCACGCACTGGAGCTCAACGATACCCGCCACAGCGCCAGCGAAGCGGTCGGCTCGCGCCTGTACGGCGAATCGCCGGCGATGATCAAGCTGCGCCAGACCCTGGCCAAGGTCGCGCGCAGCCAGGCGCCGGTCTATATCGCCGGCGAATCCGGCGTGGGCAAGGAGCTGGTCGCCCGGACCATACATTCCGAAGGCGGCCGCGCCGACGGCCCGTTCGTGCCGGTCAACTGCGGCGCGATCCCGGCCGAGCTGATGGAAAGCGAATTCTTCGGCCACAAGAAGGGCAGCTTCACCGGCGCCCACGCCGACAAGCCCGGCCTGTTCCAGGCCGCGGACGGCGGCACCCTGTTCCTCGACGAGGTTGCCGAGCTGCCGCTGCCGATGCAGGTCAAGCTGCTGCGCGCGATCCAGGAAAAGTCGATCCGCCCGGTCGGCGCGCAGGCCGAAGTGGTGGTCGATGTGCGCATCCTGTCGGCGACCCACAAGGACCTCGCCGCGCTGGTCGCCGACGGCCGCTTCCGCCAGGACTTGTACTACCGCATCAACGTTATCGAGCTGCGCGTGCCGCCGCTGCGCGAGCGCCTCGACGACCTGCCCGGCCTGGCCGCCAAGATCCTGCAGCGCCTGGCCGGCAATCAGGGCCGGCTGGTGCCGCGCCTGGGCGACGACGCACTGGAAGCGCTGCGCGCCTACGGCTTCCCCGGCAACGTGCGCGAACTGGAGAACATCCTCGAACGCGCCCTGGCCCTGGCCGAAGGCGAAGTGCTCAACGCCGGCGACCTGCGCCTGCCGCGCCTGGCGACCCAAGGCGTCCCGGCCGACGCCGGCGCGAACGCCGGCAGCGCCGCGCCCACCGCAGCGGCCGCCGCCGCCGTCGATCCGCGCACGCTCAATCCGCGCGACACCGCCACCAGCGCCCTGCCCTCGTACATCGAGGAGATCGAGCGCGCGGCGATCCAGCAGGCATTGCAGGAAAACCGCTACAACAAGACCCGCACGGCCGCGGCGCTGGGCATCACGTTCCGCGCCCTGCGCTACAAGCTCAAGAAGCTCGGCATCGACTGA